From a region of the Hymenobacter jejuensis genome:
- the rplD gene encoding 50S ribosomal protein L4, which yields MELSVYNIKGEDTGRKVTLSDAVFGLEPNEHVMYLDVKQYLANQRQGTHKSKQRNEVSGTTKKLKKQKGTGGARAGSMKSPVFIGGGRVFGPEPRDYGFKLNKKTKRLARLSALSVLAQEGKLALVENITFSAPKTKEFLSILSGLKLNNGKKTLLVTATADKNVILSARNIQKVKVATPIALNTHDLLNTDTLLLSEDGLKSLEQLYTTAE from the coding sequence ATGGAACTGTCAGTATATAACATCAAGGGTGAAGACACAGGCCGTAAGGTTACTTTGTCAGATGCCGTATTCGGTCTCGAACCTAACGAGCACGTAATGTACCTCGACGTAAAGCAGTATTTGGCTAATCAGCGCCAAGGTACGCACAAGTCGAAGCAGCGTAACGAGGTTAGCGGTACAACCAAAAAGCTTAAAAAGCAAAAAGGAACTGGCGGCGCTCGGGCAGGCAGCATGAAGTCACCAGTCTTCATTGGTGGCGGTCGCGTGTTCGGTCCTGAGCCGCGTGATTACGGTTTTAAGCTGAATAAAAAGACCAAGCGTCTTGCTCGTCTTTCTGCTTTGTCTGTGTTAGCACAGGAAGGAAAACTTGCTTTGGTAGAGAATATTACTTTCTCTGCGCCTAAGACCAAGGAATTTCTTTCGATTCTCTCCGGTTTAAAGCTGAACAACGGTAAAAAGACCTTGCTAGTGACGGCTACAGCTGATAAGAACGTGATCCTATCGGCTCGCAACATTCAGAAAGTGAAAGTTGCTACGCCCATTGCCTTGAATACGCACGATCTGCTCAACACAGACACTTTATTGTTGTCAGAGGATGGGTTGAAGTCGTTAGAACAACTCTATACTACTGCTGAGTAA
- the rplW gene encoding 50S ribosomal protein L23 — MSTLKKPIVTEKATALNEKGQYAFEVERTANKVQIKKEIEQIYGVTVTGISTIRTNGKLKSKFTKGGSVTGRRPHGKKAIVTVKEGDVIDFYNGI, encoded by the coding sequence ATGAGCACGCTGAAAAAACCAATCGTGACCGAAAAGGCCACGGCTCTGAACGAAAAGGGGCAGTATGCTTTTGAAGTAGAGCGCACTGCCAACAAGGTTCAGATTAAAAAGGAGATTGAGCAAATTTATGGTGTGACTGTAACGGGCATTAGCACGATTCGCACCAATGGTAAACTCAAATCCAAGTTCACGAAAGGTGGCTCCGTAACAGGTCGTCGCCCTCATGGCAAAAAGGCTATCGTAACTGTAAAAGAAGGCGACGTAATCGACTTCTATAACGGTATCTAA
- the rplB gene encoding 50S ribosomal protein L2, which yields MALKKLRPTSPGQRFRIAPAFDEITTSTPEKSLLAPMEKSGGRNNAGKMSNRYIGGGHKQKYRIIDFKRDKAGVPATVKTIEYDPNRTARIALLSYADGEKRYIIAPAGLAVGSTVVSGAAAAPEVGNALPLREMPLGTIVHNIELMPGAGAAMARSAGTYAQLVAREDKYATLKLPSGEMRMVLVTCMATVGTVSNGDHMNVRLGKAGRNRWLGRRPRVRGVAMNPVDHPMGGGEGKSSGGHPRSRNGIFAKGQKTRNKNKYSEQLIVNRKGKK from the coding sequence ATGGCACTCAAAAAACTAAGACCAACATCACCGGGTCAGCGCTTCCGTATCGCTCCTGCCTTCGACGAAATTACGACGTCGACGCCAGAGAAGTCGCTGTTGGCACCCATGGAAAAATCCGGTGGCCGCAACAACGCGGGGAAAATGTCCAACCGCTACATAGGTGGTGGCCACAAGCAAAAGTATCGTATCATCGATTTTAAACGGGATAAAGCTGGTGTTCCAGCTACTGTTAAGACGATTGAGTACGATCCTAACCGTACTGCTCGCATTGCTCTCTTGAGTTATGCTGATGGTGAGAAGCGATATATCATCGCGCCTGCAGGTTTGGCTGTTGGATCTACTGTAGTATCAGGTGCAGCAGCAGCTCCTGAAGTAGGGAACGCTCTTCCGTTACGTGAAATGCCTCTAGGTACCATAGTGCACAACATCGAGTTGATGCCTGGTGCCGGTGCTGCAATGGCGCGGTCGGCTGGTACTTATGCTCAGCTGGTAGCACGTGAAGATAAATACGCAACGTTAAAGTTACCTTCTGGTGAAATGCGCATGGTACTAGTTACCTGCATGGCTACAGTAGGGACTGTGTCAAACGGTGATCATATGAATGTACGTCTCGGCAAAGCTGGACGTAACCGTTGGTTGGGTCGTCGTCCACGTGTACGTGGTGTTGCAATGAACCCAGTTGACCACCCCATGGGTGGTGGTGAAGGTAAATCGTCTGGTGGTCACCCGCGCAGCCGCAATGGTATCTTCGCTAAAGGTCAGAAGACACGCAACAAAAACAAGTATTCCGAGCAGCTCATCGTTAACCGTAAAGGCAAGAAGTAA
- the rpsS gene encoding 30S ribosomal protein S19: MARSLKKGPYIDFRLEKKVQVMEDSGKKSVVKTWSRRSMISPDFVGHTFAVHNGNKFIPVYVTENMVGHKLGEFAPTRNFRGHVAKKDKGKR; the protein is encoded by the coding sequence ATGGCACGTTCGCTAAAAAAAGGGCCGTACATTGACTTCCGGCTCGAGAAGAAAGTTCAAGTGATGGAAGACTCTGGCAAGAAGTCGGTGGTGAAGACATGGTCTCGCCGTTCGATGATTTCACCAGACTTCGTAGGTCACACATTCGCTGTACACAACGGCAATAAGTTCATCCCGGTTTATGTAACGGAGAATATGGTTGGTCACAAGCTCGGTGAGTTTGCCCCAACTCGTAACTTCCGTGGTCACGTAGCCAAGAAAGATAAAGGCAAGCGCTAA
- the rplV gene encoding 50S ribosomal protein L22, protein MEATAKLRNVPTSPRKMRMVANLVRGQKVTRALGLLKFEANSGAERIEKLLLSALANWQQKNEEERIEDANLYIKEIFVDEGRQLKRLRPAPQGRGHRIRKRSNHVTLVIDSKVEPMGSKAAAKQAAEKNPVEAQAGAARTRRSSSKKTTENKAEASV, encoded by the coding sequence ATGGAAGCTACTGCTAAACTCCGCAATGTGCCTACCTCGCCTCGTAAGATGCGTATGGTAGCCAACTTGGTTCGCGGCCAGAAAGTAACTCGTGCTTTAGGCTTGCTAAAATTCGAAGCTAACTCAGGTGCCGAACGCATCGAAAAACTTCTTCTTTCAGCTCTTGCCAACTGGCAGCAAAAGAATGAAGAAGAGCGAATCGAAGATGCAAATCTCTATATAAAAGAGATTTTCGTTGATGAAGGCAGACAATTAAAGCGGTTGCGCCCAGCTCCCCAAGGACGCGGCCACCGCATCCGCAAGCGTAGCAATCATGTGACGCTGGTTATTGATTCGAAAGTAGAACCGATGGGCAGCAAAGCTGCTGCTAAACAAGCTGCTGAGAAAAATCCAGTTGAAGCACAAGCAGGCGCTGCACGCACTCGCCGTAGCTCTTCGAAGAAAACCACTGAAAACAAGGCAGAAGCCTCCGTATAA
- the rpsC gene encoding 30S ribosomal protein S3: protein MGQKVNPVGFRLGVIKGWDSNWYGGKDFADKLVEDEKIRKYIMARIPKGGISRIVIERTLKRITITINTARPGVVIGKGGAEVDKIKDELKQITSKDVQINIFEIKRPELDAKLVGESIAQQLQARISFRRAMKQAIQGAIRVGAEGIKVQVSGRLGGAEIARTEQYKEGRTPLHTLRADIDYALSEAQTVYGKIGIKVWVMRGEIFGKPDLSPNQQPANQGNDNRSNDRGPRGERGDRGGDRGPRRDRNDRGGENRGGDNRGGQAGGQRRGGGAGGQNRGPRR, encoded by the coding sequence ATGGGACAGAAAGTAAATCCGGTTGGCTTCCGCTTGGGTGTCATTAAAGGATGGGACTCGAACTGGTACGGTGGCAAGGACTTTGCCGACAAGCTGGTAGAAGACGAAAAAATCCGTAAGTATATTATGGCGCGTATCCCGAAAGGTGGTATTAGCCGCATAGTTATTGAGCGTACTCTAAAGCGCATCACTATTACTATCAATACAGCTCGTCCGGGTGTAGTAATAGGCAAAGGTGGTGCTGAGGTCGATAAGATCAAAGACGAACTTAAGCAGATTACAAGCAAAGACGTTCAGATCAATATCTTCGAAATCAAGCGTCCAGAACTTGATGCTAAACTAGTAGGCGAAAGTATCGCTCAGCAACTGCAAGCTCGTATTTCATTCCGTAGGGCGATGAAACAAGCTATTCAAGGCGCTATTCGCGTTGGAGCAGAAGGCATCAAAGTACAAGTATCGGGACGTCTTGGCGGTGCTGAGATTGCTCGTACTGAGCAATACAAGGAGGGCCGTACGCCTCTGCACACACTGCGTGCTGATATAGATTATGCTTTATCAGAGGCACAGACTGTGTATGGTAAAATTGGCATAAAGGTATGGGTGATGCGTGGCGAAATATTCGGCAAGCCTGATCTTTCGCCAAACCAGCAGCCCGCTAACCAAGGTAACGACAACCGTAGTAATGATCGTGGCCCACGTGGTGAGCGCGGTGACCGCGGCGGTGATCGTGGTCCTCGTCGCGATCGTAATGATCGTGGCGGTGAAAATCGTGGTGGCGATAACCGTGGTGGTCAGGCTGGAGGCCAACGTCGCGGTGGTGGCGCTGGTGGACAGAACCGTGGGCCACGTCGCTAA
- the rplP gene encoding 50S ribosomal protein L16: protein MLQPKRTKYRKMQKGRVTGLAHRGSTIDFGSFAIKSLEQAWITARQIEAARIAMTRAMKREGQVWIRIFPDKPITKKPAEVRMGKGKGSPEYWVAVVKPGTIMFESDGVPLEVAQESLRLAAQKLPVRTQFVVRRDYVESK from the coding sequence ATGTTACAACCGAAAAGAACCAAGTATCGGAAGATGCAAAAGGGTCGCGTAACGGGTCTTGCTCATCGCGGCAGCACCATCGACTTTGGTTCATTCGCCATCAAGTCGCTGGAGCAAGCTTGGATCACAGCTCGCCAGATTGAAGCAGCCCGTATCGCTATGACCCGCGCAATGAAGCGCGAAGGTCAAGTATGGATTCGCATTTTCCCTGATAAACCGATCACAAAGAAGCCAGCCGAAGTTCGTATGGGTAAAGGTAAAGGCTCCCCTGAGTATTGGGTAGCTGTTGTAAAACCTGGGACCATTATGTTCGAATCAGACGGTGTGCCTTTGGAAGTGGCGCAAGAATCTTTGCGTCTTGCTGCGCAAAAGCTGCCAGTGAGAACTCAATTTGTTGTTCGTCGCGACTACGTAGAAAGCAAGTAA
- the rpmC gene encoding 50S ribosomal protein L29 has product MKNTDIRALSLEELKEQIKAEQTNGQTLRFAHAISPLENPVRLKHSRKNIARLKTELTRRENEQATQTAK; this is encoded by the coding sequence ATGAAGAACACTGATATCCGCGCCCTTTCGCTAGAAGAGCTGAAGGAGCAAATCAAAGCCGAACAAACCAATGGTCAAACCCTGCGTTTTGCGCATGCTATTTCTCCCTTGGAAAACCCGGTTCGCCTGAAGCATAGCCGCAAGAACATCGCTCGTCTGAAGACTGAGTTGACCCGTCGCGAAAACGAGCAGGCAACCCAAACTGCTAAATAA
- the rpsQ gene encoding 30S ribosomal protein S17: MATNAEQQVTNASERNLRKEIIGRVTSSKMDKSITVMVESKMKHPIYGKFVTKSTKFMAHDENNECGEGDTVRIMSTRPLSKSKRWRLVEIIERAK, encoded by the coding sequence ATGGCAACCAACGCAGAACAGCAGGTAACTAACGCTTCCGAGCGTAACCTGCGCAAAGAAATCATTGGGCGCGTAACCAGTTCCAAAATGGACAAGTCCATTACGGTGATGGTGGAAAGCAAAATGAAACACCCGATCTACGGTAAATTTGTGACCAAGAGCACTAAGTTCATGGCTCATGATGAGAACAACGAATGCGGCGAAGGGGACACAGTACGAATTATGTCGACTCGTCCTTTAAGCAAGAGCAAGCGTTGGAGACTAGTAGAGATTATAGAACGCGCTAAATAA
- the rplN gene encoding 50S ribosomal protein L14 → MIQQESRLTVADNSGAKEVLCIRVLGGTGKKYASVGDKIVVAIKSALPSGNAKKGAVSKAVVVRTKKEIRRKDGSYIRFDDNAAVLLNNNDEPRGTRIFGPVARELREKQFMKIVSLAPEVL, encoded by the coding sequence ATGATACAGCAAGAATCCCGTCTTACCGTCGCTGATAATAGCGGCGCTAAAGAAGTACTTTGCATTCGTGTCCTAGGGGGTACAGGTAAAAAGTACGCCAGCGTAGGCGATAAGATCGTCGTAGCTATCAAGTCGGCTCTGCCTTCAGGTAACGCTAAAAAAGGCGCTGTATCAAAAGCAGTAGTAGTTCGTACGAAGAAAGAAATCCGTCGTAAAGATGGCTCTTATATTCGCTTCGATGATAACGCTGCTGTATTGCTCAATAACAATGATGAGCCACGTGGCACTCGGATCTTTGGGCCAGTTGCCCGTGAATTGCGTGAAAAGCAATTCATGAAGATTGTTTCGCTGGCTCCTGAAGTTCTCTAA
- the rplX gene encoding 50S ribosomal protein L24: MATKTKEQKPAKLHVKTGDTVKVIAGDERGKTGVIKSVNRSTQRVIIEGLNLVTKHNKPSAKNPQGGITKIEAPIHVSNVQPIDPKNA; encoded by the coding sequence ATGGCAACAAAAACTAAAGAACAAAAGCCCGCAAAACTGCATGTTAAGACTGGCGATACCGTAAAGGTTATTGCTGGTGATGAGCGTGGCAAAACCGGCGTGATCAAGTCGGTGAACCGCTCAACACAGCGCGTGATCATAGAAGGTTTGAATCTGGTTACTAAGCACAATAAACCTAGTGCTAAAAACCCACAAGGTGGTATTACCAAGATTGAAGCTCCTATTCATGTGAGTAATGTGCAGCCAATTGATCCGAAAAACGCCTAA
- the rplE gene encoding 50S ribosomal protein L5, translated as MARLKEKYNKEVVPALQEKFQFKSIMQVPRITKICINRGIGAAVADKKLVDNGVDELSTITGQKAVATIAKRSVSNFKLREGMPIGAKVTLRGERMYEFMDRLLTVALPRVRDFKGINDKGFDGRGNYTLGIKEQIIFPEISIDKIKSISGMDITFVTTAENDEQSYELLKAFGMPFTNAKKQNNG; from the coding sequence ATGGCTCGACTGAAAGAGAAATATAATAAGGAAGTGGTACCAGCTCTGCAGGAGAAATTCCAATTTAAGAGCATCATGCAGGTTCCACGTATCACAAAAATCTGTATTAACCGAGGAATTGGTGCTGCAGTAGCTGATAAAAAGCTTGTTGATAACGGAGTTGATGAACTGTCGACTATAACGGGTCAAAAAGCTGTTGCTACTATTGCTAAACGCTCGGTATCTAACTTCAAACTTCGTGAAGGGATGCCAATCGGTGCAAAGGTTACTTTGCGCGGTGAGCGTATGTACGAATTCATGGATCGTTTGCTTACCGTGGCTTTGCCACGTGTGCGCGACTTCAAAGGTATTAACGATAAAGGCTTTGATGGTCGTGGTAACTATACATTAGGTATTAAGGAGCAAATTATCTTTCCAGAAATTTCGATAGATAAAATCAAGTCGATTTCTGGTATGGATATTACCTTCGTGACTACCGCCGAAAATGATGAGCAAAGCTATGAGCTTCTCAAAGCATTCGGTATGCCGTTCACCAACGCCAAGAAACAGAATAATGGCTAA
- the rpsN gene encoding 30S ribosomal protein S14, whose translation MAKESVKARERKRIATVARYAEKRKALKAAGDYEGLDKLPRNASPVRIHNRDKINGRPRGYMRKFGISRVTFREMALAGKIPGVTKSSW comes from the coding sequence ATGGCTAAGGAATCCGTTAAAGCGCGAGAGAGAAAGCGTATTGCCACAGTTGCTCGTTATGCTGAGAAGCGTAAAGCTTTAAAAGCTGCTGGCGATTATGAAGGACTTGATAAATTGCCTCGTAACGCCTCACCTGTACGTATCCACAACCGTGACAAGATCAATGGTCGCCCTCGTGGTTACATGCGAAAGTTTGGCATCAGCCGTGTTACGTTCCGTGAAATGGCGTTAGCAGGTAAGATACCAGGTGTGACTAAGTCAAGCTGGTAG
- the rpsH gene encoding 30S ribosomal protein S8 encodes MNTDPIADYLTRVRNAIKANHRVVEIPASNIKKEITKVLYNKGYIQSYRFDDSSVQGTIKIALKYNPATKQPAITKLERISTPGLRKYAHVENMPRVLSGLGIAILSTSKGVMTEKEAKAENVGGEVLCYVY; translated from the coding sequence ATGAATACAGACCCAATTGCCGATTACCTTACCCGGGTACGTAATGCCATAAAGGCTAATCATCGGGTAGTAGAGATCCCGGCGAGTAACATCAAAAAGGAGATTACGAAAGTTCTCTATAACAAAGGATACATCCAGAGTTACCGTTTTGATGATTCTTCAGTTCAGGGTACAATCAAAATTGCCTTGAAGTATAACCCTGCTACAAAGCAACCTGCTATTACAAAGTTGGAGAGGATTAGTACTCCTGGTTTACGTAAATATGCTCACGTTGAGAATATGCCTCGTGTCCTAAGTGGACTAGGTATTGCAATCTTGTCAACTTCTAAGGGAGTAATGACAGAGAAAGAGGCGAAAGCTGAAAATGTGGGTGGCGAGGTATTGTGCTACGTTTACTAA
- the rplF gene encoding 50S ribosomal protein L6, with product MSRIGKLPISLPTNVQVEISKENEIIVKGPKGTLSTPVDRDIIVSANDGQLVVERPTEQKRHKAMHGLYRSLINNMVNGVSNGFTEQLELVGVGYKASMAGTTLELSLGYSHNIFLALPKEVTATAVTEKGKNPIVTLTSIDKQLLGQVAAKIRSLRKVEPYKGKGVRFVGEQIRRKAGKTASK from the coding sequence ATGTCACGTATTGGTAAACTGCCGATTAGCTTGCCGACCAATGTTCAGGTCGAGATCAGCAAGGAAAATGAAATCATAGTAAAGGGCCCTAAAGGTACCTTATCTACTCCAGTGGACCGTGATATCATTGTGTCTGCAAATGATGGTCAATTGGTGGTAGAACGCCCAACTGAACAAAAGCGTCATAAAGCCATGCACGGTTTGTACCGTTCATTGATCAATAATATGGTCAATGGTGTAAGCAACGGCTTTACTGAGCAATTGGAACTTGTTGGCGTAGGCTACAAAGCCTCTATGGCTGGCACTACACTTGAGTTGTCACTTGGATATTCTCATAATATTTTCTTGGCCCTTCCTAAGGAGGTAACTGCTACTGCCGTTACTGAGAAAGGTAAGAATCCGATAGTCACTTTGACGAGTATTGACAAGCAATTGTTAGGTCAAGTAGCTGCCAAGATTCGCTCACTACGTAAAGTTGAGCCTTATAAAGGCAAAGGTGTACGCTTTGTGGGTGAGCAAATTCGTCGCAAAGCTGGTAAAACGGCTTCGAAATAA
- the rplR gene encoding 50S ribosomal protein L18, with amino-acid sequence MAFDKATRRKRIQRIIRTKVAGTSERPRLSVFRSNTGIYAQIIDDTVGHTLVAASSKHVSVDGGNGVALAAAVGKELASRAQEKGITKVVFDRSGYLYHGRVKSLAEGAREGGLNF; translated from the coding sequence ATGGCTTTCGATAAAGCAACAAGAAGAAAACGGATCCAGCGCATTATCCGCACAAAGGTGGCTGGCACGTCCGAGCGCCCACGTCTATCAGTATTTCGTAGTAATACGGGCATTTATGCTCAAATTATAGATGATACTGTTGGGCATACATTGGTAGCTGCTTCCTCAAAGCACGTTTCGGTGGATGGGGGCAACGGAGTAGCCCTCGCTGCCGCTGTAGGCAAAGAACTTGCCTCCCGTGCTCAGGAAAAAGGCATTACGAAAGTGGTATTTGACCGTTCCGGTTATCTCTACCATGGTCGTGTTAAATCATTGGCAGAAGGAGCCCGCGAAGGCGGACTCAATTTCTAA
- the rpsE gene encoding 30S ribosomal protein S5, producing MSQDNRGNNRDKQVVRATDTDLKEKVVAINRVAKVVKGGRRFSFSAIVVVGDGNGTVGFGLGKANEVTDAIAKGIDDAKKNLVKVPLYKHTVPHAMEGKYSGGFVLVQPAAAGTGVIAGGAMRAVFESAGIKDVLAKSKGSSNPHNVVKATFDALSKMRDPMTIAQQRGISLQRVFNG from the coding sequence ATGTCGCAAGATAACCGAGGTAATAACCGGGATAAACAAGTAGTGCGCGCCACAGACACAGACCTAAAAGAAAAGGTTGTGGCGATCAACCGTGTAGCCAAAGTGGTAAAAGGTGGTCGTCGCTTTAGCTTTTCTGCAATCGTTGTGGTTGGCGATGGTAATGGCACTGTGGGATTCGGTCTTGGCAAAGCCAACGAAGTTACTGATGCTATTGCTAAAGGAATAGATGATGCAAAAAAGAACCTTGTAAAGGTTCCTTTATATAAGCATACTGTTCCACATGCTATGGAGGGTAAGTATTCAGGCGGTTTTGTTTTAGTACAACCTGCAGCGGCTGGTACTGGCGTAATTGCCGGTGGAGCTATGCGGGCTGTTTTTGAAAGTGCTGGTATTAAAGATGTCCTTGCGAAATCGAAGGGATCTTCAAACCCTCACAATGTTGTCAAGGCAACTTTCGATGCTTTAAGCAAAATGCGAGATCCGATGACTATTGCTCAGCAACGTGGGATTAGTCTTCAGCGTGTTTTCAACGGCTAA
- the rpmD gene encoding 50S ribosomal protein L30: MTQIKIKLIKSVIDRPERQKRTVKALGLGKIGSETEVENTPQVAGMVAKVQHLLEVTEL, from the coding sequence ATGACGCAGATCAAGATTAAACTTATAAAAAGCGTTATTGACCGCCCTGAGCGTCAAAAGCGTACCGTCAAGGCTCTAGGCCTAGGCAAAATTGGTAGCGAAACGGAAGTTGAGAATACTCCGCAAGTTGCTGGAATGGTGGCTAAAGTACAGCACCTATTAGAAGTAACTGAACTCTAG
- the rplO gene encoding 50S ribosomal protein L15, whose translation MNLSNLQPAEGSVRNNKRLGRGTGSGRGGTSTRGHKGQKSRSGYSKKSGFEGGQMPLQRRVPKFGFKNINRIEYKGINIDVLADLNEKDSSSTIMDAAYFVKAGLVSKNTKIKILGRGEITTALEVHAHAFSKSAVEAIEKVGGKAVTL comes from the coding sequence ATGAATCTCAGTAATCTCCAACCTGCCGAAGGCTCAGTTCGCAATAACAAGCGTTTGGGCCGTGGTACGGGTTCAGGCCGCGGTGGTACATCGACGCGCGGTCACAAAGGACAGAAATCTCGCTCGGGTTATTCAAAGAAATCAGGATTCGAAGGCGGCCAAATGCCATTGCAGCGCCGTGTACCTAAATTCGGTTTCAAAAATATCAACCGTATTGAGTACAAGGGCATAAACATTGATGTACTAGCTGATTTAAACGAAAAAGATAGCTCTTCCACAATTATGGATGCTGCCTATTTTGTGAAAGCTGGCTTAGTATCAAAAAATACCAAAATTAAAATCTTAGGTCGTGGTGAAATCACTACTGCTTTAGAAGTACATGCCCATGCTTTCTCAAAGTCTGCTGTTGAAGCTATTGAGAAAGTAGGAGGTAAAGCTGTGACGCTGTAA
- the secY gene encoding preprotein translocase subunit SecY — translation MNKFITTIKNIFAIEDLRARILNTLFFIAIYRLGSYVVLPGVDPTRLKQGAQGLFGILDTLLGGAFSHASIFALGIMPYISASIVLQLLTIAVPYFQKLQKEGESGRKKINQYTRILTIPIVMAQSIGFIATINAEAIINPGPFFTFSTMIIITAGTLFCMWLGEKITDKGIGNGISMIIMIGIVSRLPGAIIGEAAAKGMRGSLIFLIELVVLFLVVMAVIVLTQAVRRIPVQYAKQIGSATQLNAQRQFIPMKVNAAGVMPIIFAQSLMFVPAIVASIWQNDSDTASYIGVKFSDYTSWQYNLVFGLLIIVFTYFYTAISVNPNQIADDLKRSGGFVPGVKPGRDTSEYIDEILTRITLPGAVALALIAIFPALALLTGVTRPFSAFYGGTSLIIMVGVVLDTLNQVESYLLMRHYDGMMKSGKLKGRTQNIAMAS, via the coding sequence ATGAACAAGTTCATCACAACGATTAAGAACATTTTTGCGATTGAGGATCTGCGTGCGCGGATTCTCAATACGCTTTTTTTCATTGCCATATATCGGCTGGGTTCTTACGTTGTATTACCCGGCGTAGACCCTACCCGGCTGAAACAGGGCGCTCAGGGACTATTCGGCATACTTGATACTTTGCTAGGAGGAGCCTTTAGTCATGCTTCAATCTTTGCATTGGGCATTATGCCTTATATCTCGGCTTCTATCGTTTTACAGCTATTAACGATAGCAGTTCCTTATTTCCAAAAGCTCCAGAAAGAGGGGGAATCAGGACGTAAGAAGATCAACCAATATACACGTATTCTGACCATCCCAATTGTAATGGCTCAGTCGATCGGTTTTATAGCTACGATCAATGCTGAAGCTATTATTAATCCTGGGCCTTTCTTCACATTCTCAACGATGATTATCATCACCGCTGGGACTCTGTTTTGTATGTGGCTTGGCGAAAAAATCACTGACAAGGGCATAGGTAACGGTATATCCATGATCATTATGATCGGGATAGTGTCGCGGCTTCCTGGTGCCATTATTGGAGAAGCTGCTGCTAAAGGTATGCGTGGTTCTTTGATCTTCTTGATTGAATTAGTAGTGCTGTTTTTAGTAGTTATGGCTGTTATAGTCTTGACTCAAGCGGTTCGCCGAATTCCTGTGCAGTATGCGAAACAGATTGGTAGTGCTACACAGTTAAATGCACAACGGCAATTTATACCGATGAAGGTTAATGCTGCGGGGGTAATGCCCATTATTTTCGCTCAATCGTTGATGTTTGTTCCTGCTATTGTAGCTTCCATATGGCAGAATGATAGTGATACTGCTAGCTATATTGGCGTTAAGTTTTCAGATTACACTTCATGGCAGTATAACCTTGTATTTGGTCTGCTTATTATAGTCTTTACTTATTTCTACACAGCAATTAGTGTCAACCCTAACCAAATTGCAGACGATCTAAAGCGTAGCGGTGGTTTTGTACCTGGTGTTAAGCCAGGCCGTGATACTTCTGAATACATTGACGAAATATTAACTCGTATCACCTTACCAGGTGCTGTTGCCCTTGCTTTGATTGCTATTTTCCCTGCTTTAGCTTTATTAACAGGTGTAACAAGACCATTCTCAGCTTTTTACGGTGGTACATCTTTAATCATCATGGTAGGCGTAGTTTTGGATACATTAAATCAGGTTGAAAGCTACCTGCTAATGCGTCACTACGATGGAATGATGAAGTCTGGTAAACTCAAGGGCCGTACGCAAAATATTGCGATGGCTTCTTAA